A region of Fibrobacter succinogenes subsp. succinogenes S85 DNA encodes the following proteins:
- a CDS encoding glycosyl hydrolase, which yields MKHFNYTNFVATATVAALAGTAFAATPIRLEAEDAVLADDHKVVVTEDAKASGGKYVQMKEGNLEFKVTVPATGYYTLWATYQLPTASGNKIQNLTVNDVSAGQISFGTSDDFKTIKGAGKIKLTTGENKIGIVHSWGWVNIDYIELTEYEASPWSLSPTPVTPEPTESAQKLYNFLLNNFGKHVISGVMTERPFENNGQYTPQNYETQTELSYINQASGKNVVLVGFDFLHASGKNSDQQWYQGYTHASLEMAKTVWKAGGIPQFNWHWKDPTLEVEAFYTESSGNTPFAEFSINKAYDEATGKWKTDSDAYKAIVRDMEMIADSLLTLQKKGVAVLWRPLHEASGKWFWWGTDGAKPCVALYKLMFDIFVNQKGLHNLIWVWTTDEASDALDWYPGDEYVDVVGRDYYYYPRESNHSSLVGSFETVKEMFGGRKIVTLSENGSVPYPDEMKADGANWSWFMPWYGDYAMEGWANDNTKESWKIVMNNEYTLTLEDMPGWDKYEIVTPPTTGIKNTLRSQKGIASLSVIGKNLQINVPSANAKVAIFDMQGNQVMSRAINGAASINLNGIAAGQYLVKVQGKGFTQNGRILVK from the coding sequence ATGAAACACTTTAACTACACAAATTTTGTCGCTACGGCAACTGTCGCAGCACTCGCAGGCACTGCTTTTGCCGCCACCCCCATCCGTTTAGAAGCCGAAGACGCCGTCCTCGCCGATGACCACAAAGTCGTCGTTACCGAAGACGCAAAGGCTTCTGGCGGCAAGTACGTCCAGATGAAAGAAGGCAACCTGGAATTCAAAGTGACTGTACCCGCCACGGGTTATTACACACTTTGGGCCACATACCAGTTGCCAACAGCTTCCGGAAACAAAATCCAGAACTTGACCGTCAACGATGTTTCTGCCGGGCAGATTTCTTTCGGCACATCTGATGATTTCAAGACCATCAAGGGCGCAGGCAAAATCAAGCTCACCACAGGCGAAAACAAGATTGGTATCGTCCACAGTTGGGGCTGGGTCAACATTGACTACATTGAACTCACGGAATACGAAGCAAGCCCGTGGAGCCTCTCCCCGACTCCGGTCACGCCAGAGCCGACCGAAAGCGCACAGAAACTCTACAACTTCTTGCTCAACAATTTCGGCAAGCACGTGATTAGCGGCGTCATGACGGAACGCCCGTTCGAAAACAACGGCCAGTACACCCCGCAAAACTACGAAACGCAAACCGAACTCAGCTACATCAACCAAGCAAGCGGCAAGAACGTGGTCCTCGTCGGTTTTGACTTTTTGCACGCATCGGGCAAGAATTCCGACCAGCAATGGTATCAAGGCTACACGCACGCTTCGCTCGAAATGGCAAAGACCGTTTGGAAAGCTGGCGGCATACCGCAATTCAACTGGCATTGGAAAGACCCGACGCTCGAAGTCGAAGCGTTCTACACCGAATCTAGTGGCAATACTCCTTTCGCAGAATTCAGCATCAACAAGGCTTATGACGAGGCCACCGGCAAGTGGAAAACAGATAGCGATGCCTACAAGGCAATTGTCCGCGATATGGAAATGATCGCCGACTCGCTTTTGACTTTGCAAAAAAAAGGCGTTGCCGTTCTTTGGCGCCCGCTCCACGAAGCAAGTGGTAAGTGGTTCTGGTGGGGCACCGATGGCGCCAAGCCGTGCGTTGCTTTGTACAAGCTCATGTTCGATATTTTCGTGAACCAGAAAGGTTTACACAACTTGATTTGGGTGTGGACCACCGACGAAGCAAGCGACGCTCTCGACTGGTATCCAGGCGATGAATACGTGGACGTTGTGGGCCGCGACTACTATTACTATCCGCGTGAATCCAACCACTCTAGCCTTGTCGGCAGCTTTGAAACAGTCAAGGAAATGTTCGGCGGCAGAAAGATTGTAACGCTCAGCGAAAACGGTTCCGTGCCCTACCCTGACGAAATGAAGGCTGATGGCGCCAACTGGAGCTGGTTTATGCCGTGGTATGGCGACTACGCGATGGAAGGTTGGGCAAACGACAACACCAAGGAAAGCTGGAAAATCGTGATGAACAACGAATACACCTTGACGCTCGAAGACATGCCGGGCTGGGACAAGTACGAAATCGTCACGCCGCCGACAACGGGAATCAAGAATACTTTACGTTCGCAGAAGGGTATCGCAAGTTTGTCCGTCATCGGCAAGAATTTGCAAATTAACGTTCCGAGCGCCAACGCAAAAGTCGCGATTTTCGATATGCAGGGCAATCAGGTCATGAGCCGTGCTATCAATGGCGCAGCAAGCATTAACTTAAACGGAATCGCTGCCGGGCAATACCTTGTGAAAGTGCAAGGAAAAGGATTTACGCAGAACGGAAGGATTCTGGTAAAGTAA
- a CDS encoding glycosyl hydrolase encodes MGCKLFAGACSAMAFATAIAATSAYAAPTTYEAEDLSGATVAEGADFSGGKYAKPADASGITFTVKVEETAVYDITTKVLIKQYDWITSKITVNGVDVGSMLTTPRNCDSSYVVSASAKMKVGENKITVGNQAIGVDYITVERHPDPEYKIGTAPVTPNASESARKVFSFLRENFTKATLSGMMISDQNFNYDYGNMRLIPPGGCTPADSCKYTDAEVSWKGQTDIAEFYKRSGHYPAIGGFDMLFAAGGHSDEGWFRGYSENNLLMAEELWKLGGIPTFTWHWKVGEDTVFYTKDTYPMNGYRSSGCANGAKGSSESNTCFNYTKAFKDSTCKEINEASQEYKDIVNDIDKVSALFKQLQEKDIAVIWRPLHEASGGWFWWGVGSGDCYKQLYRLVFDRMVKTNGLNNLIWVWNINTDPQFGYDYSALNASWYPGDEYVDIVAVDIYDPLNDHNSGANYYNKIVSDVGTNKMIALSENGAIPDIDSIAEDKANWSYWMTWSQTWSGNFLEKTTTEMWKKNLDDKRIIALEDMPGWDKVTVSNPIAKRIATNNVNIVINGKKLSLSTNQNGRATVTVFDLTGHRVATLLQGNISAGTHSLNLQSLAAGNYIVKASVGHHNTMQVLRLK; translated from the coding sequence ATGGGATGTAAATTATTCGCGGGCGCATGCTCCGCAATGGCTTTTGCCACAGCAATCGCGGCTACATCAGCTTATGCCGCACCGACAACTTACGAAGCCGAAGATTTGAGCGGCGCAACTGTTGCCGAAGGCGCAGACTTCTCCGGAGGCAAATACGCTAAGCCCGCCGACGCTAGCGGCATTACGTTTACGGTCAAAGTCGAAGAGACCGCCGTTTACGATATTACCACAAAAGTTCTCATCAAGCAATACGACTGGATAACCTCTAAAATCACGGTCAACGGTGTCGATGTCGGCTCCATGCTCACGACTCCGCGCAATTGCGATTCTAGCTATGTCGTATCCGCATCGGCAAAGATGAAGGTTGGTGAAAATAAGATTACGGTCGGAAACCAAGCCATCGGCGTGGACTACATCACCGTTGAACGCCACCCCGATCCGGAATACAAAATCGGTACCGCACCTGTCACGCCCAACGCTTCGGAATCTGCACGCAAGGTATTCTCGTTCTTGCGCGAAAACTTTACGAAAGCAACGCTTAGCGGCATGATGATTAGCGACCAGAATTTCAACTACGATTACGGCAACATGCGACTCATTCCGCCAGGAGGCTGCACGCCCGCCGATTCCTGCAAGTACACCGACGCCGAAGTCTCGTGGAAAGGTCAGACGGATATTGCCGAATTCTACAAGCGCTCTGGGCACTACCCCGCCATAGGCGGTTTCGACATGCTCTTTGCCGCCGGCGGACATTCCGACGAAGGCTGGTTCAGGGGCTATTCCGAAAACAACCTCCTGATGGCAGAAGAACTCTGGAAGTTGGGCGGCATCCCGACATTCACATGGCATTGGAAAGTCGGCGAAGACACGGTGTTCTACACCAAAGATACCTATCCCATGAACGGCTACCGCAGCAGCGGATGCGCCAATGGAGCAAAGGGTTCTAGCGAAAGCAACACGTGCTTCAATTACACTAAGGCTTTCAAGGATTCCACCTGCAAAGAAATCAACGAAGCCTCTCAAGAATACAAGGACATCGTAAACGACATCGATAAAGTATCTGCACTGTTCAAGCAATTGCAGGAAAAAGACATTGCCGTCATCTGGCGCCCGCTTCACGAAGCCAGCGGTGGCTGGTTCTGGTGGGGTGTGGGCAGTGGAGACTGTTACAAACAACTTTATCGTCTCGTCTTTGACCGCATGGTAAAAACAAACGGTCTCAACAACTTGATTTGGGTATGGAACATCAATACGGACCCGCAATTTGGTTACGATTACTCCGCCCTCAATGCAAGCTGGTACCCCGGCGATGAATACGTGGACATCGTCGCGGTTGATATTTACGACCCGCTCAACGACCACAATTCCGGTGCAAACTACTACAACAAAATCGTGAGCGATGTCGGTACGAACAAGATGATTGCCTTGAGCGAAAACGGCGCCATCCCAGACATCGATAGCATTGCCGAAGACAAGGCCAATTGGAGCTATTGGATGACATGGAGCCAGACCTGGAGCGGAAACTTCTTGGAAAAGACGACCACGGAAATGTGGAAGAAGAATCTTGACGACAAGCGCATCATCGCACTTGAAGACATGCCTGGTTGGGACAAAGTCACCGTCAGCAATCCTATAGCAAAGCGCATTGCAACAAACAACGTAAATATTGTCATCAACGGCAAAAAACTTTCGCTTTCTACGAACCAAAACGGACGCGCCACAGTTACCGTTTTTGACCTGACAGGACACCGCGTTGCAACACTCTTGCAAGGCAACATTTCGGCCGGAACACATAGCTTAAACCTCCAATCGCTCGCCGCCGGCAACTACATTGTCAAGGCTAGTGTCGGACATCACAATACCATGCAGGTTTTACGCTTAAAATAG
- a CDS encoding DUF3536 domain-containing protein, which yields MTEKNPLYFTIHGHFYQPPRENPWTGVIENQPSARPFHDWNERIASECYSPNSASRILNSKGKIVNIVNNYDFMSFNISPTLMGWIRTNTPDTYKRIQDADKRSQERMNGHGNAIAQVYNHIIMPLASTQDKRTQIRWGIEDFKFHFGRMPEAMWLAETAINFETVVELIKAGIKYTILSPTQADKFRKFGDKKWTDCSNTNIDTTRPYRIYPRDKEGNLVCDGYLDVFFYNPWLSSAVGFEHLLRDAGTFGHRIESAWDANRNDPQLVSIGTDGESYGHHEPFGDMCAAWLYNKFAPQNNMVPVNYGWFLEKFPPKHEVELKNFYGEGCAWSCAHGVGRWYRDCGCSTGGGADWNQKWRGPLRDAFNHLKEVADNIFVREFEKISKIDPWEARNNYIQVIVAPEDESRKEQYLKDTLKDYEKQEDRAKAIRLLEIQKFCLFSFTSCGWFFNDIEGLEPVQNMRYALRAMQLLKPFLPMGDNLKSEILYILARATSNEHKWNGAEVFTKYAEENVPSVIKQMAERAAIYHLELEEDYLNKDSRITATKIASRRRQTLVRTSYEDNDLGESCVTTNLVVTDQLSRVNIVVAMGEEKESGLTFVENTNMTTEQLHELYPTAYVVRMSNLASDSLKRINQLSTQMHLENITKSFSGFALNHGISIDSLADPDHTLPDTMRKILTVEINARIHHAALQLLNEHNKANIEEIHELITEATALNTHFSFGGLGHMFFHKLTLLIDEVAKKFNEETLNYITDLITVADWLKIFINKTSLENHVFGIYKQYKAEPDGKFAALKPMFQWLNFEVV from the coding sequence ATGACCGAAAAGAACCCCCTTTACTTTACCATTCACGGACATTTTTATCAGCCCCCTCGCGAAAACCCTTGGACTGGTGTTATTGAGAACCAGCCGAGCGCACGTCCGTTCCACGACTGGAACGAACGCATTGCAAGCGAGTGCTATAGCCCGAACTCCGCAAGCCGTATTTTAAATTCTAAAGGCAAAATTGTCAACATCGTAAACAACTACGATTTCATGAGCTTCAACATCAGCCCGACTCTCATGGGCTGGATCCGTACCAATACGCCCGACACCTACAAGCGCATTCAGGACGCCGACAAGCGCAGCCAGGAACGCATGAACGGTCACGGCAACGCGATTGCTCAAGTTTACAACCACATCATCATGCCGCTCGCAAGCACGCAAGACAAGCGTACGCAAATCCGCTGGGGCATTGAAGATTTTAAGTTCCATTTCGGTCGCATGCCCGAAGCCATGTGGCTTGCCGAAACCGCCATCAACTTTGAAACCGTTGTTGAGCTCATCAAGGCTGGCATCAAGTACACGATTCTCTCGCCCACGCAGGCAGACAAGTTCCGCAAGTTTGGCGACAAGAAGTGGACCGATTGCAGCAACACGAATATCGATACCACGCGACCATACCGCATTTACCCGCGCGACAAGGAAGGCAACCTCGTCTGTGACGGTTACCTCGACGTGTTCTTCTACAACCCGTGGCTTTCGAGCGCCGTCGGATTTGAACATTTGCTCCGCGATGCAGGCACTTTCGGCCACCGCATTGAAAGCGCCTGGGACGCAAACCGCAACGATCCGCAGCTCGTAAGCATCGGTACTGACGGCGAATCCTACGGCCACCATGAACCGTTTGGCGACATGTGCGCCGCATGGCTCTACAACAAGTTCGCCCCGCAGAACAACATGGTTCCGGTGAACTACGGCTGGTTCCTCGAAAAGTTCCCGCCCAAGCACGAAGTCGAACTCAAGAACTTCTACGGTGAAGGCTGTGCCTGGAGCTGCGCTCACGGCGTAGGCCGCTGGTACAGAGACTGCGGTTGCTCCACCGGCGGTGGCGCCGACTGGAACCAGAAATGGAGAGGCCCGCTCCGCGATGCCTTCAACCATCTCAAGGAAGTCGCCGACAACATTTTCGTTCGCGAATTCGAAAAGATTTCAAAGATTGATCCGTGGGAAGCTCGCAACAACTACATCCAGGTGATTGTCGCGCCCGAAGACGAATCCCGCAAGGAACAGTACCTCAAGGATACGCTCAAGGACTACGAAAAGCAAGAAGATCGCGCCAAGGCCATCCGACTTCTCGAAATCCAGAAGTTCTGCCTGTTCAGCTTCACCAGTTGCGGCTGGTTCTTCAACGATATCGAAGGTCTGGAACCGGTGCAGAACATGCGTTACGCACTCCGCGCGATGCAGCTTTTAAAGCCGTTCCTCCCGATGGGCGACAATCTCAAGAGCGAAATTCTGTACATTCTCGCTCGCGCCACGAGTAACGAACACAAGTGGAACGGCGCCGAAGTCTTCACGAAGTACGCCGAAGAAAACGTCCCGTCCGTCATCAAGCAGATGGCAGAACGTGCCGCAATTTACCACCTCGAACTTGAAGAAGACTACCTCAACAAGGATTCCCGCATCACCGCCACAAAGATAGCGTCCCGCCGTCGCCAAACGCTTGTGCGCACGTCTTATGAAGACAACGATCTCGGAGAATCTTGCGTGACCACGAACTTGGTCGTCACGGACCAGCTCAGCCGCGTAAACATCGTCGTTGCCATGGGCGAAGAAAAGGAAAGCGGTCTCACGTTTGTTGAAAATACGAACATGACGACGGAACAGCTCCACGAGCTCTACCCGACAGCATACGTTGTCCGCATGAGCAATCTCGCGAGCGATTCTTTGAAACGCATCAACCAGCTTTCGACGCAGATGCACCTTGAGAACATCACGAAGTCGTTCTCCGGCTTTGCGCTGAACCACGGCATTTCCATCGACAGCCTTGCCGACCCGGACCACACCTTGCCGGACACCATGAGGAAGATTCTCACGGTGGAAATCAACGCACGCATTCACCATGCCGCTTTGCAGTTGCTAAACGAGCACAACAAGGCGAACATTGAAGAAATTCACGAGCTCATCACCGAAGCGACCGCGCTCAACACGCACTTTAGCTTTGGCGGGCTTGGTCACATGTTCTTCCATAAGCTTACGCTCCTCATCGACGAAGTAGCAAAGAAGTTCAACGAAGAAACGCTCAACTACATCACCGACCTCATCACAGTCGCCGATTGGCTGAAGATTTTCATCAACAAGACTTCTCTCGAAAACCACGTCTTTGGCATCTACAAGCAATACAAGGCAGAACCTGACGGAAAGTTTGCGGCCCTCAAGCCGATGTTCCAATGGTTGAACTTTGAGGTGGTTTAA
- the hpt gene encoding hypoxanthine phosphoribosyltransferase encodes MYKLPSAPLITAQEINARLDTLASELKAFDFDVILSALTGSYMFTADLSRRIATPKLRIAFIKASSYGESDQPNATVHISGLEGLDIKGKRVLLIDDILDTGNTMYSLVKAIADYSPASITTCVLLNKESRRTVNYHADFVGFEIEDKFVVGYGLDYANTYRTYPEVWALEEA; translated from the coding sequence ATGTACAAGCTGCCAAGCGCTCCACTCATTACAGCGCAAGAGATAAATGCGCGTCTGGACACACTCGCCTCTGAACTGAAGGCGTTTGATTTTGACGTAATTTTATCTGCACTCACTGGCAGCTACATGTTTACCGCCGACTTGTCCCGCCGTATCGCGACTCCGAAATTGCGCATTGCATTTATCAAGGCGTCAAGCTACGGCGAATCCGACCAGCCGAACGCAACTGTCCATATTTCGGGCCTCGAAGGTCTTGACATCAAGGGCAAGCGCGTTCTGTTGATTGATGACATTCTAGACACTGGCAACACGATGTATTCCCTCGTGAAAGCCATCGCGGATTACTCCCCCGCCTCCATCACGACTTGCGTACTGCTGAACAAGGAATCAAGACGAACGGTGAATTACCATGCCGACTTCGTTGGTTTTGAAATTGAAGATAAATTTGTGGTAGGTTACGGTCTCGACTATGCAAATACGTACCGCACCTATCCAGAAGTATGGGCTCTTGAAGAAGCATGA
- the queA gene encoding tRNA preQ1(34) S-adenosylmethionine ribosyltransferase-isomerase QueA gives MDYHLSDYNFEFPKELIASRTAGKGKTHILYCPKNGGERRIMKAPEIVDLFRPGDCLVVNNTKVIPARLYGETQFGGQVEVLLVQALNPSEAGEARFEAKVHPGKAFQVGRELKLAGVRTFVEEVHEEDGNRVLRFEKTPAEMEEVMNKEGHVPLPPYIDRPDDEDDKKAYQTIFAKYAGAVAAPTASLHFSEQMLEDLKAKGVYVAEVTLHVGPGTFQNISVEDFTQHKMHGEHYELTKENADIINKAKREGGRIVTVGTTSTRVIETVADANGFLKPQKGVTYAFFYPGYKYKIVDGLLTNFHWPKSSLILLVSAFYGRENTLDAYKMAVENKLKLFSYGDGMLIL, from the coding sequence ATGGATTACCATCTTTCTGATTACAACTTTGAATTCCCGAAAGAATTGATTGCCTCCCGCACGGCGGGCAAGGGCAAAACGCATATTTTATACTGCCCGAAGAATGGCGGCGAACGCCGCATCATGAAGGCGCCCGAAATTGTAGACTTGTTCCGTCCGGGCGATTGCCTCGTGGTGAACAATACGAAGGTGATTCCTGCTCGTCTGTATGGCGAAACGCAATTTGGTGGCCAGGTTGAAGTCCTCTTGGTGCAGGCGCTCAATCCGTCCGAAGCGGGCGAGGCGCGCTTTGAAGCCAAGGTGCATCCGGGCAAGGCTTTCCAGGTCGGGCGTGAACTCAAGCTTGCAGGTGTGCGCACGTTCGTGGAAGAAGTTCATGAAGAAGACGGAAACCGCGTTCTTCGTTTCGAAAAGACTCCTGCTGAAATGGAAGAAGTCATGAACAAGGAAGGACACGTTCCGCTGCCGCCTTACATTGACCGCCCCGATGACGAAGACGACAAAAAGGCGTACCAGACAATTTTTGCAAAGTACGCTGGCGCTGTGGCCGCACCGACCGCAAGCCTCCACTTTAGCGAACAAATGCTCGAAGACTTGAAGGCGAAGGGCGTTTATGTCGCTGAAGTCACGCTCCATGTGGGGCCAGGAACGTTCCAGAACATTTCCGTCGAAGATTTCACGCAGCATAAAATGCATGGCGAACATTACGAGCTCACCAAGGAAAATGCCGATATCATCAACAAGGCGAAACGCGAAGGCGGCCGCATTGTGACTGTCGGAACGACAAGTACGCGCGTGATTGAAACAGTCGCTGATGCCAACGGATTCTTGAAACCGCAAAAGGGCGTGACCTATGCGTTCTTCTATCCGGGATACAAGTACAAGATCGTGGACGGTCTCTTAACCAATTTCCATTGGCCAAAGAGCTCTCTTATCTTGCTCGTGTCGGCATTCTATGGTCGCGAAAATACGCTTGACGCATACAAAATGGCCGTAGAGAACAAACTTAAATTGTTCAGCTACGGCGACGGAATGCTGATATTGTAA
- a CDS encoding helix-turn-helix transcriptional regulator: MATGYEKINKIKCKLRVPMTVSMLAQAMDCGPRTIFRHLNALEQENCGLHKFKKDGETFYVIQTEQKVDFNQKIVKQLEKLKKTMNDTTPLDLKNRKLIDSVISSMQTTDPDGFKAEAITVDPNYIMDYGPFCDHKAQDTMVSKLLSAIRDGFKIRMVYRSTNEETDKKTIEVSPVKLVMRIDTLYLIAADETYPETHIFKNYLVENILSIAQTNNSAITLREPFCVYEHYKYAFGKYVSKEDPQTIELLIKTGWLKTQFIKSRFSPCADITEDKDKNMIVTLKLRMTPDFKTWLFGVLPDVKILKPESLRTEMIEKLKNTLKDMKA, encoded by the coding sequence ATGGCTACAGGATATGAAAAGATAAACAAGATTAAGTGTAAGCTTCGTGTGCCGATGACAGTATCGATGCTTGCCCAGGCAATGGATTGCGGCCCTAGAACGATTTTCCGTCATTTGAATGCGCTAGAACAGGAAAATTGCGGCCTCCATAAGTTCAAAAAAGATGGTGAAACTTTTTACGTTATCCAGACCGAACAAAAGGTGGACTTTAACCAGAAAATCGTCAAACAGCTCGAAAAGCTCAAAAAGACGATGAATGATACGACGCCCTTGGACTTGAAAAACCGCAAGCTCATTGATAGCGTTATATCTTCCATGCAGACTACGGATCCGGATGGATTCAAGGCCGAAGCGATTACAGTTGACCCGAACTACATTATGGATTATGGTCCGTTCTGTGATCACAAAGCTCAAGATACAATGGTCTCAAAACTTTTGTCTGCAATTCGCGATGGCTTCAAGATTCGAATGGTGTACAGAAGCACAAATGAAGAAACGGATAAGAAGACGATTGAAGTGAGCCCGGTTAAGCTTGTGATGCGTATAGATACGCTTTACCTGATTGCCGCTGACGAAACGTATCCTGAAACGCATATCTTTAAGAATTATCTTGTCGAAAATATCTTGAGCATTGCGCAGACGAATAATAGCGCAATCACGCTGCGTGAACCTTTCTGTGTGTATGAACATTACAAGTACGCTTTTGGAAAGTATGTTTCCAAGGAAGATCCGCAGACGATTGAGCTTCTCATCAAAACTGGCTGGCTCAAGACTCAGTTTATCAAGTCCCGTTTTTCTCCGTGTGCCGATATCACCGAGGATAAGGACAAAAACATGATTGTGACATTGAAGCTCCGCATGACTCCTGACTTTAAGACTTGGTTGTTCGGCGTGTTGCCGGATGTGAAAATTCTGAAGCCAGAATCTCTGCGCACGGAAATGATTGAAAAATTGAAAAATACTTTGAAGGATATGAAGGCGTAG
- a CDS encoding BON domain-containing protein, whose translation MRQYFPYRLYSQLLYCRHCQQAVRHDVCAMEEYSTYGGVERGIPLLCVCTHCGTYHVAFSQEFAFCHKDDSHSEYAKVYGYSRIFPGDWLYFDGASRPCVVKSFFQSNDKEVVVYKNGPADEKHEGPRITIDHEVSPEGYRLLPAQCVHTLLGDHVYHVIRKQFGIAIGVVKDESKDKLVVKMDDGLIVFMSYPRYAENPPNGEVVSVVRKHLEMLSNGLSEDITVEAGQGIVYLRGFVNSLATKRMIQTKVGEIAGIRGCVNMVRVRKNSKVSDGDLERQIWDVLDDDAHPIFKYSVKVKSGAAKVTFYYEDEVYPDELKSRIESIPGIISLNMHGTAILKKNLGKKDLCRKIMDKLSTYRFLKNSFVHVTYVGKRFLVEGRVGNIAQREFALLAVAGFARSVAVGNRLRILKT comes from the coding sequence ATGCGTCAATATTTTCCATATCGTTTGTACTCGCAGCTGCTGTACTGCCGGCATTGCCAGCAGGCGGTTCGTCATGACGTCTGCGCCATGGAAGAGTATTCGACGTATGGTGGTGTTGAACGTGGTATTCCGCTGCTTTGCGTTTGTACGCACTGCGGAACATACCATGTGGCGTTTTCTCAGGAATTTGCTTTTTGCCACAAGGACGATAGCCATTCTGAATATGCGAAAGTCTACGGGTATAGTCGAATTTTCCCGGGTGACTGGCTTTACTTTGATGGTGCGAGTCGTCCTTGCGTCGTGAAAAGCTTTTTCCAATCCAACGATAAAGAAGTCGTTGTCTATAAGAACGGACCTGCCGACGAGAAACATGAAGGTCCCCGGATCACAATCGATCATGAAGTGTCTCCTGAAGGCTATCGGCTTTTGCCGGCCCAATGTGTGCATACTTTGCTTGGGGACCATGTTTATCATGTGATTCGTAAGCAGTTCGGAATTGCAATCGGTGTTGTCAAGGATGAATCTAAGGATAAACTAGTTGTAAAAATGGACGATGGCTTGATTGTCTTTATGAGCTATCCGCGCTATGCCGAAAATCCGCCGAATGGCGAAGTTGTTTCTGTTGTGCGTAAGCACTTGGAAATGCTTTCAAATGGGCTTAGCGAAGATATCACCGTTGAAGCGGGGCAGGGCATTGTCTATCTGCGTGGCTTTGTGAATAGCCTAGCGACGAAACGGATGATTCAGACAAAAGTTGGAGAAATCGCTGGAATTCGCGGGTGCGTGAACATGGTGCGTGTCCGCAAGAATTCTAAAGTTTCCGATGGAGACTTGGAAAGACAGATTTGGGATGTTTTGGATGATGATGCTCATCCGATTTTCAAGTATAGCGTCAAGGTCAAATCTGGCGCAGCAAAGGTGACTTTCTATTACGAAGATGAAGTTTATCCAGATGAGCTAAAGTCTCGTATTGAAAGTATTCCTGGCATAATCTCTTTGAATATGCACGGAACGGCGATTCTTAAAAAGAATCTCGGGAAGAAGGACCTTTGCCGGAAAATTATGGATAAGCTTTCAACATACCGCTTCTTGAAAAATTCGTTTGTTCATGTTACGTACGTGGGCAAGCGATTCTTGGTCGAGGGGCGAGTGGGCAATATTGCCCAGAGAGAGTTTGCGCTGTTGGCTGTTGCAGGTTTTGCACGGTCAGTAGCGGTGGGTAACCGTCTAAGGATTTTAAAAACTTAG